The window taTATAAATCTGTTCGTTTACATGTCTAACAAAAACTATATTGCATGCTATTTTGTTCGTAATGAACAATCCctccccacactctgccctttgtCTTTTAACTCCTATTAAGAAGACTTTATAATCTCTCTCTCCTTCATTATCTTCCCCTACCCAAAGAACAGTAACTCCCAACACATCCAgactgctgactcagccagttctactttatttattTCTCTCATAAGCCATATTGACATTAATAGCTCTCCATGacattccattttgttcaccaagttctTTCCAAGAAGCCCCTGGCTTGTCAAATGGTAGTGGAACTCGATCACTACCAtatgtctgaggcttgcttaaaagcTTCTAAGCATGCCCAGTAAATTTTCTGTGAAataggatgttaccctacttacataAAATCCCAGTGAGATTTTCTCCTCTGCCGGGCTGAATTGCTCAGACAGTAAAATGCTggtcttctgagttcaagttggcaggttcgatcccagctcagttcggtagtatatgaaggtgctcaaatacatcagtattatgttggtagatttactagcatgtaaaataactccttcagAACAAAATTCCACCACCTCGGCAACTCCAtaaaacataaaaccaataataatctCTTTAATGGGTTAGTCAGCTGTCATTTGTCCAGAGCTTgttctttgttttttctttctatCATGTTCGTCACTCAGTCTACAttaattataatgaaaggaaatATTTAACAGGACAGTAATGTAGTGGATTTTAATTGCAGGTAAATTCATATCGACTCTTCTCCTCTCTCTGTCAGCTATGCTACAACTTGGACTGCCTCACGTTAATGTCTTGTCGAAAATAGATCTCTTGAGTAAATACAGCAGTAAGTTACAGTTTGGTTTAGACTTCTACACAGAAGTTTTAGATCTCAACTACCTGCTGGAAAGCTTAAGTGAAGACCCATTTACTCGAAAGTAAGTAATACTTGAGAATGttactaatattttcattttccaaTAGGCCTATATTTTATTTTGGTATAGAGTAGAATTGTAACCAATGTCTGATTTTTGTCACCTCCTTCCTAGGCCTGTGAACTGTGAGATCTCTACAGCCCTTTTGATCCAGACAGAAAGAAAGCAGAAAAGTTCAATAATTTTCACTTTCTGTTGCAGACACGAGAAGCTAAATGCAGCCCTAGTGTCTTTGATTGAAGACTACAGTCTAGTGTCCTTTATTCCACTTAATGTCAGTGATAAAAACAGCCTTCTGAGAGTGAAGAATGCTGTAGATAAAGCAAACGGCTACATCTTTGGTTCTGGAGAACAGCAGAGTGTTCAGTCATTACTAGCGTGTGCCGTTGGAGCAGAGTTTGATCATGATCGGATTGGCGCAGATAGAGATGTGTACTCTTAAGTATATGACCATGTAACTGTGTTTATACTGATTGGATTTTGTTTTGTTCCATGGTTGTTTTTGTAATAAAATTTTTCTTCCAAACATTTGATACATCCTCTTTTATGCTGTACCGTATTATCTTAGATAAGCATGCATAAATTATGTATACCCTTCTGTTAAACTTTTATTTCCAAGCTATTTCCTTTATATTTAACAAAAGTACACACATTTCTATAATTTTTACAAAAGGAACAAACATGTGTCAAGTCATGTCACATATAGAAAGGCAGGATATGAAAAGGaaaacaatgacaggtcagtgcagGAAGAGGAGACAAAAAGAAAAGGCAAGGACACACTCAACAACTTCATATTCTGCCATCTTCAAATGAATTGAGCTCTTTCCCTGTTTTTCCACATTCATTCCTCCTCAGCCCTCAGTAAcctcgtttctgcttcccaacttTTTTAAGAGGGCAGCATTAACCTGAGAGGGATCGTGTTCACTCCTTAGACGTGAGAGGTTGTGCTGGGTCTCTTAGACCAGGGTGTTTGAAATGATGCATTATTGCATTGTACTGTACTGTTTTGTAATACTTCTCTATTATTTGTTATATATTTTTGTTCTGGAATTAATTCTTTTTGTTTACATGGAATTTTTCTGGTTTTTGCTCATTTAAGAATATTGACACATTGCAAAATTAACTGAAATTTTAGTTCAGTCAGTGGCTACTGATTATACTGTGAACTTATTAACTCTTCATCTCTCTGGATAAGCAGTATTTTTCTCGTTTTTTGTCTTGTTCAACTCTACGCACTTTGTTTCTGTTGCATTTTTCTTTCTGTGCATTCTTAAAGAGCTCTCTAATTCTATCCTCATCTTCCTGATCCATCACAAAATTATGTTGACAGGTCACGTGCTGTGCAAAAGACC is drawn from Anabrus simplex isolate iqAnaSimp1 chromosome 1, ASM4041472v1, whole genome shotgun sequence and contains these coding sequences:
- the LOC136857173 gene encoding GPN-loop GTPase 2 isoform X2; amino-acid sequence: MYEPQVNIMQLITLEDAMTNLKLGPNGGLMFCMEFLEKNFDWLIQQISRFKGHYFIFDCPGQVELYTHHNSMKNIMEKLDKFGLRLCSLHLVDSHYCSDPGKFISTLLLSLSAMLQLGLPHVNVLSKIDLLSKYSSKLQFGLDFYTEVLDLNYLLESLSEDPFTRKHEKLNAALVSLIEDYSLVSFIPLNVSDKNSLLRVKNAVDKANGYIFGSGEQQSVQSLLACAVGAEFDHDRIGADRDVYS